In the genome of Rhodoplanes sp. Z2-YC6860, one region contains:
- a CDS encoding VOC family protein — protein MSEPRINGLRSVELGVHDLQKSAEFYRNVWALEDVSGEGDTLHLRGTSRDHHVLTLRERPRAGLLGVHFSAPDRAAIDGLHGKAKAMGMKLSGPAGELEKSAGGGYGFRVSTPEGHPIVISADVADHGSAIDDKTRPTKLTHVVLNSADIENQTKFFLDVLGFKWADSTMMMDFVRCCSDHHSIALARGKGPSLNHMAYEMPDIDGLMRGAGRVRKSGYEIMWGVGRHGPGSNVFSYFVEPNGFVTEYTTEVEQVDDSYVAHDADWWKAQNVFPCRWQMAGAPSEFARKAMGGDLVEEENLRCEQVMARALGR, from the coding sequence ATGAGCGAACCCCGGATCAATGGCCTGCGCAGCGTCGAGCTCGGCGTCCACGACCTGCAGAAGTCCGCCGAGTTCTACCGCAATGTCTGGGCGCTCGAAGACGTCTCGGGCGAGGGCGATACGCTGCACCTGCGCGGAACCAGCCGCGATCATCACGTGCTGACCCTTCGTGAACGTCCCCGCGCCGGTCTCCTCGGCGTGCACTTCTCGGCGCCCGACCGCGCCGCGATCGACGGCCTCCACGGCAAGGCGAAGGCCATGGGCATGAAGCTGTCGGGTCCCGCGGGCGAGCTCGAAAAGAGCGCCGGCGGCGGCTACGGCTTCCGTGTCTCGACGCCGGAGGGCCATCCGATCGTGATCTCGGCGGACGTCGCCGACCACGGCAGCGCGATCGACGACAAGACCCGGCCGACCAAGCTCACCCACGTGGTGCTCAACAGCGCCGACATCGAGAACCAGACCAAATTCTTCCTCGATGTGCTCGGCTTCAAATGGGCCGACTCGACGATGATGATGGACTTCGTGCGCTGCTGCTCGGACCATCACAGCATCGCGCTCGCGCGCGGCAAGGGCCCGTCGCTCAACCACATGGCCTACGAGATGCCCGACATCGACGGGCTGATGCGCGGCGCCGGCCGCGTCCGCAAGAGCGGCTACGAGATCATGTGGGGCGTCGGCCGCCACGGCCCGGGCAGCAACGTGTTCTCGTATTTCGTCGAGCCGAACGGCTTCGTCACCGAATACACCACCGAGGTCGAGCAGGTCGACGACAGCTACGTCGCCCATGACGCCGACTGGTGGAAGGCGCAGAACGTGTTCCCGTGCCGCTGGCAGATGGCCGGCGCGCCGTCGGAGTTCGCCCGCAAGGCGATGGGCGGTGATCTGGTCGAAGAGGAAAACCTGCGCTGCGAGCAGGTGATGGCCAGGGCGCTGGGCCGGTAG
- a CDS encoding efflux RND transporter periplasmic adaptor subunit: MTPFRAVRLSSMAALASLALAACSEGPAAPSDKAPPQEVSVVALEPTPRPVIRELPGRIAPTRIAEVRARVSGIVVSRNFEQGTDVKEGDVLYELDAKPFEIDLQAQQAALDRATAVLQQEGQNAKRAQALLPSRAIAQAQYDTAIATLRQAEADVAARQADVARARLNLDYTKVRAPISGRIGRALVTEGALINSADATNMATIQRLDPIYADFTQSVAELNQLRREFARGDLEEVAPGAAKVRLVLDNGELYPYHGRLLFSEATVDPGTGQVTLRGEFPNPKMELLPGTYVRVQIEQGIDPDALSVPQQAVRRNDAGGSELFLVRDDNRATMAPVRLGRVVDNQWLVLDGVKPGDRVIVDGFQKFVAGDVINPKPWQAAVTRRAETEAPRREANADENISTR; this comes from the coding sequence ATGACCCCGTTTCGCGCTGTGCGGCTCTCGTCGATGGCTGCGCTCGCCTCCCTTGCACTCGCCGCCTGCTCCGAGGGCCCTGCCGCCCCGAGCGACAAGGCGCCGCCGCAGGAGGTGAGCGTCGTGGCGCTTGAGCCCACGCCGCGGCCGGTGATCCGTGAGCTGCCCGGGCGCATCGCACCCACGCGCATCGCCGAGGTGCGGGCCCGCGTCTCCGGCATCGTCGTCAGCCGCAACTTCGAACAGGGCACCGACGTCAAGGAAGGCGACGTGCTGTACGAGCTCGACGCCAAGCCGTTCGAGATCGACCTTCAGGCCCAGCAGGCCGCGCTGGACCGCGCCACCGCGGTGCTGCAGCAGGAAGGCCAAAACGCCAAGCGCGCGCAGGCGCTGCTGCCATCGCGCGCGATCGCGCAGGCGCAATACGACACCGCGATTGCGACCTTGCGCCAGGCCGAGGCCGATGTCGCGGCCCGCCAGGCCGACGTCGCGCGCGCCAGGCTCAATCTCGACTACACGAAGGTCCGCGCGCCGATCAGCGGCCGCATCGGCCGCGCTCTCGTCACCGAAGGCGCGCTGATCAACTCGGCCGATGCCACCAACATGGCGACGATCCAGCGGCTCGATCCGATCTATGCCGACTTCACCCAGTCGGTCGCAGAGCTCAACCAGCTGCGCCGCGAGTTCGCGCGCGGCGATCTGGAGGAGGTGGCGCCGGGCGCCGCGAAGGTGCGGCTCGTGCTCGATAACGGCGAGCTCTATCCCTACCACGGCCGGCTGCTGTTCTCGGAAGCCACGGTCGATCCCGGCACCGGCCAGGTGACGCTGCGCGGCGAGTTTCCGAATCCCAAGATGGAGTTGCTGCCCGGCACCTACGTCCGGGTGCAGATCGAGCAAGGCATCGATCCCGACGCTCTCTCGGTGCCGCAGCAGGCGGTGCGACGGAACGATGCCGGCGGCAGCGAACTGTTTCTGGTTCGCGACGACAACCGCGCCACGATGGCTCCGGTGCGGCTCGGCCGCGTGGTCGACAACCAATGGCTGGTGCTCGATGGCGTGAAACCCGGCGACCGCGTGATCGTCGACGGCTTCCAGAAGTTCGTCGCCGGCGACGTGATCAATCCGAAGCCCTGGCAAGCGGCGGTGACGCGGCGCGCCGAGACTGAGGCGCCCCGTCGCGAAGCCAACGCCGACGAGAACATCTCGACGCGCTGA
- a CDS encoding LysR substrate-binding domain-containing protein, producing the protein MLDLELLRSFVSVVDAGGFTRAGERVHRTQSTVSQQIRRLEETVGQPLLHRNGKQVSLTEQGERLLSYARRILALEQEAREVVSKPASEGVLRLGMPEDFAVYRLAELLSDFTRSRPGLRLDVRCGLSVDLRRALERGELDLAMFKRDAGSSSAMAASVIKSWPEHLHWITSKAHPVDFNRDPLPLAMSEPGCLYRRRMIHAAESAGRSWHVAYTSPNLPGIQAAVSAGLGVSILPELAILPEHRMLTTKDGFPPITDTEVALIAAPGATPATRRLAEVLAEFRSAAGPRRAA; encoded by the coding sequence ATGCTCGATCTTGAACTGCTGCGCAGCTTTGTCTCGGTGGTCGATGCCGGGGGCTTCACCCGGGCCGGCGAGCGCGTCCACCGCACCCAGTCGACCGTGAGCCAGCAGATCCGGCGGCTGGAGGAAACGGTGGGCCAGCCGCTGCTGCACCGGAACGGCAAGCAGGTCTCGCTCACCGAGCAAGGCGAACGGCTGCTCTCATACGCGCGGCGGATTCTCGCGCTCGAGCAGGAGGCGCGCGAGGTGGTCAGCAAGCCCGCGAGCGAAGGCGTGCTGCGGCTCGGCATGCCCGAGGACTTCGCGGTCTACCGGCTGGCCGAACTGCTTTCGGATTTCACGCGTTCTCGTCCGGGGCTCCGCCTCGACGTGCGCTGCGGGCTGAGCGTCGATCTGCGCCGGGCGCTGGAGCGCGGCGAACTCGATCTCGCGATGTTCAAACGCGACGCCGGCAGCAGCAGCGCTATGGCCGCATCCGTCATCAAGTCCTGGCCCGAGCATCTGCACTGGATCACCAGCAAGGCGCATCCGGTCGATTTCAACCGCGATCCGCTGCCGCTCGCGATGTCGGAGCCGGGCTGCCTCTATCGCCGTCGGATGATCCACGCGGCCGAGTCCGCGGGACGCTCATGGCATGTGGCCTATACGAGTCCGAATCTGCCCGGCATCCAGGCCGCCGTCTCGGCCGGTCTTGGCGTCAGCATCCTGCCCGAACTCGCGATCCTGCCGGAACATCGCATGCTGACCACCAAAGACGGCTTTCCGCCGATCACCGACACCGAGGTTGCGCTCATTGCGGCGCCGGGCGCAACGCCTGCCACGCGCCGGCTCGCCGAAGTGCTGGCCGAATTCCGCTCGGCGGCCGGCCCACGCCGCGCGGCGTAG
- a CDS encoding multidrug efflux RND transporter permease subunit yields MPAFFINRPIFAWVVALLICLGGLLAIPFLAVAQYPIIAPPSISISTSYPGASPENLYNSVTRLIEEELNGAGGILNFESTSDSLGQVEITANFVPGTRTEQASVEVQNRIKRVEARLPRSVIQQGILIEEASSAVLQIITLRSTDGSLDEVGLGDFLVRNILGEIRRIPGVGRATLYSTERALRIWIDPNRLVGYNLTTDDVTKAINAQNAQVASGSIGVEPSQSSQQISALVMVKGQFDAPDEFGSIVLRANADGSTVRLRDVARIEVGGMSYQFSTRVDGQPTAGLTVLLAPGANALATAKAVKAKMDELSNVFPANIKHNISYDITPVVVASINKVLTTLGEAVVLVFLVMLLFLQNIRYTLIPTIVVPVALLGTCATLLMLDLSINMLTLFGMVLAIGILVDDAIVVVENVERIMSEEGLSPKEATRKAMGQITGAIIGITLVLMSVFVPMAFFPGSVGIIYRQFSVTMIAAIGFSALLALSLTPALCATLLKPVEAGHHHAKRGLFGWFNRRMEQAKQGYGGLVSWSILRAGRFMAIYAVMLVVIGFAFTRLPGGFLPVDDQGFFTTDVQTPSDAAFPRTLEAVKRVEEALAKRQGVETVTFLTGFSFLGQGANTAQAFVTLKDWSERGENDTVEQIAADINRQFATFRDAKVSALEPPPIDNLGNSSGFSFRLQDRGQRGYAELMRAKDQLLAAAARSPVLAGVYVEGLPPAPQIELLIDREKAAAFGVTFEEINNTVSTNLGSAYINDYPNRGRMQRVIVQADRAARMQPDEILTYNVRNARAQLVPMSSFATVQWSTGPSQIVGFNYYPSVRISGEAKPGYTSGDAIREMERLSAQLPRGFGYEWTGQSLQEKQSGSQAPFLLALSVLLVFLVLAALYESWTIPLSVLLTVPLGVLGAVVAATLRGLPNDVYFTVGIITIIGLAAKDGILIIEFAKALREQGKTVRDAIIEACRMRFRPILMTGLAFVMGVAPMVIAHGASAKSQQALGTGVMGGMIAVVALALLMVPVFFVAVQWAFNREARQEMREAAKASGDAATVSHTAAEPSA; encoded by the coding sequence ATGCCCGCATTCTTCATCAACCGGCCCATCTTCGCGTGGGTCGTGGCGCTCTTGATCTGTCTTGGCGGATTGCTGGCGATTCCGTTCCTCGCGGTCGCGCAATATCCGATCATCGCGCCGCCGTCGATCTCGATCAGCACCAGCTATCCGGGCGCCTCGCCGGAGAACCTCTACAACAGCGTCACGCGGCTGATCGAAGAGGAGCTGAACGGCGCGGGCGGCATCCTCAACTTCGAATCGACCAGCGACTCGCTCGGCCAGGTCGAGATCACGGCGAACTTCGTGCCGGGCACCCGCACCGAGCAGGCCTCGGTCGAGGTGCAGAACCGCATCAAGCGCGTCGAGGCGCGGCTGCCGCGCTCGGTGATCCAGCAGGGCATCCTGATCGAGGAAGCCTCCAGCGCGGTGCTGCAGATCATCACGCTGCGCTCGACCGACGGCAGCCTCGACGAGGTCGGCCTCGGCGACTTCCTGGTGCGCAATATCCTCGGCGAAATCCGCCGCATCCCGGGCGTCGGCCGCGCCACGCTCTACTCGACCGAACGCGCGCTGCGCATCTGGATCGATCCCAACCGCCTCGTCGGCTACAACCTGACAACCGACGACGTGACCAAGGCCATCAACGCGCAGAACGCCCAGGTCGCCTCGGGCAGCATCGGCGTGGAGCCCAGCCAGTCGAGCCAGCAGATCTCAGCGCTGGTGATGGTGAAGGGGCAGTTCGACGCGCCGGACGAATTCGGCTCCATCGTGCTGCGCGCCAATGCCGACGGCTCGACGGTGCGGCTGCGCGACGTCGCCCGCATCGAAGTCGGCGGCATGAGCTATCAGTTCAGCACGCGGGTGGACGGCCAGCCGACCGCGGGCCTGACGGTGCTGCTCGCGCCCGGCGCCAACGCGCTCGCCACGGCGAAGGCCGTCAAGGCGAAGATGGACGAGCTGTCGAACGTCTTCCCGGCCAACATCAAGCACAACATTTCCTATGACATCACCCCGGTGGTGGTGGCCTCGATCAACAAGGTGCTGACCACGCTCGGCGAGGCCGTGGTGCTGGTGTTCCTGGTGATGCTGCTGTTCCTGCAGAACATCCGCTACACGCTGATTCCGACCATCGTCGTGCCGGTGGCGCTGCTCGGCACCTGCGCCACGCTTTTGATGCTCGACCTCTCGATCAACATGCTGACGCTGTTCGGCATGGTGCTCGCCATCGGCATCCTGGTCGACGACGCCATCGTCGTGGTCGAGAACGTCGAGCGCATCATGTCCGAGGAAGGGCTGTCGCCGAAGGAAGCAACGCGCAAAGCGATGGGCCAGATCACCGGCGCCATCATCGGCATCACGCTGGTGCTGATGTCGGTGTTCGTCCCGATGGCGTTCTTCCCGGGCTCGGTCGGCATCATCTACCGCCAGTTCTCAGTGACGATGATCGCCGCGATCGGCTTCTCGGCGCTGCTGGCGCTGTCATTGACGCCCGCGCTGTGTGCGACGCTGCTCAAGCCCGTCGAGGCCGGGCACCATCACGCCAAGCGCGGCCTGTTCGGCTGGTTCAACCGCCGCATGGAGCAGGCGAAGCAAGGCTACGGCGGACTGGTGAGCTGGTCGATCCTGCGCGCCGGCCGCTTCATGGCGATCTACGCGGTCATGCTGGTCGTGATCGGCTTCGCCTTCACCCGGCTGCCGGGCGGCTTCCTGCCGGTCGACGACCAGGGCTTCTTCACCACCGACGTGCAGACGCCGTCCGACGCGGCGTTCCCACGCACGCTGGAGGCCGTCAAACGCGTCGAGGAGGCTCTCGCCAAACGCCAAGGCGTCGAAACGGTGACGTTCCTCACCGGCTTCAGCTTTCTCGGCCAGGGCGCCAACACCGCGCAGGCGTTCGTGACGCTGAAGGACTGGTCCGAGCGCGGCGAGAATGACACGGTCGAACAGATCGCCGCCGACATCAACCGGCAGTTCGCGACGTTCCGCGACGCCAAGGTCTCGGCGCTCGAGCCGCCGCCGATCGACAATCTCGGCAATTCGTCCGGCTTCAGCTTCCGCCTGCAGGACCGCGGCCAGCGCGGCTATGCGGAGTTGATGCGTGCAAAAGACCAGTTGCTCGCCGCCGCGGCGCGGAGCCCGGTCCTGGCAGGCGTCTACGTCGAAGGCCTGCCTCCCGCGCCGCAGATCGAGCTCCTGATCGACCGCGAGAAGGCCGCGGCGTTCGGCGTGACCTTCGAGGAGATCAACAACACCGTCTCGACCAATCTCGGCTCGGCCTACATCAACGATTATCCGAACCGCGGCCGCATGCAGCGCGTCATCGTGCAGGCCGACCGCGCGGCGCGGATGCAGCCCGACGAGATCCTGACCTACAACGTGCGCAATGCGCGCGCTCAGCTCGTGCCGATGTCGTCGTTCGCCACCGTGCAGTGGTCCACCGGGCCATCGCAGATCGTGGGCTTCAACTACTATCCGTCGGTTCGCATCTCCGGCGAGGCCAAGCCGGGCTACACCTCGGGCGACGCGATCCGCGAGATGGAGCGCCTTTCCGCACAACTGCCGCGCGGCTTTGGCTATGAATGGACCGGTCAGTCGCTGCAGGAGAAGCAGTCCGGCTCGCAGGCGCCGTTCCTGCTGGCGCTGTCGGTGCTGCTGGTGTTCCTGGTGCTGGCAGCGCTCTACGAGAGCTGGACCATTCCGCTTTCGGTGCTGCTGACGGTGCCGCTCGGCGTTCTCGGCGCGGTCGTCGCGGCGACGCTGCGCGGCTTGCCGAACGACGTCTACTTCACGGTCGGCATCATCACCATCATCGGCCTCGCCGCGAAAGACGGCATCCTGATCATCGAGTTCGCCAAGGCGCTGCGCGAGCAGGGCAAGACCGTCCGAGACGCCATCATCGAAGCCTGCCGGATGCGCTTCCGGCCGATCCTGATGACGGGCTTAGCCTTCGTCATGGGCGTCGCGCCGATGGTGATCGCGCACGGCGCCAGCGCCAAGAGCCAGCAGGCACTCGGCACCGGCGTGATGGGCGGCATGATCGCGGTCGTGGCACTGGCGCTGCTGATGGTGCCGGTGTTCTTCGTCGCCGTGCAGTGGGCGTTCAACCGTGAGGCACGGCAGGAGATGCGCGAGGCGGCGAAGGCGTCGGGCGATGCAGCGACCGTGTCGCACACTGCGGCGGAGCCCAGCGCGTAG
- a CDS encoding molybdate ABC transporter substrate-binding protein, which produces MLHRMQIVLAAASLAFAAMITTAHATEIQLLASTAMREALDALVPQFEKESGHKVTISFYPAATLVLKVKDGAPADIVMTTPDNLTALTNTKHLVDGTRVDFAHSRVGVAVKAGAPKPDIGTPEALKATFLAAKSIGVSRGPSGVHLLGQMAKLGIADQVKAKMVQPDLGVRVGTLVAEGKAEIGVQQVGELLPIKGIVFLGPLPSELQTVIVYGMARSANARQWDAASMLVKYLTAPTVGPTLKTIGLDPA; this is translated from the coding sequence ATGCTGCATCGAATGCAGATTGTTCTCGCCGCTGCGAGCCTCGCATTTGCCGCGATGATCACCACCGCACACGCCACTGAGATCCAGCTTCTCGCTTCGACCGCGATGCGCGAGGCGCTCGATGCGCTGGTGCCGCAGTTCGAGAAGGAAAGCGGCCACAAGGTCACGATCAGCTTCTACCCGGCGGCGACGCTGGTGCTGAAGGTCAAGGACGGCGCGCCGGCCGACATCGTGATGACGACGCCGGACAATCTCACGGCGCTCACGAACACCAAGCATCTGGTCGACGGCACGCGCGTCGATTTCGCGCATTCTCGCGTCGGCGTCGCCGTGAAGGCTGGTGCGCCGAAGCCCGACATCGGCACGCCGGAGGCGCTGAAGGCTACGTTCCTTGCGGCGAAGTCGATCGGGGTGAGCCGCGGGCCGAGCGGCGTACATCTGCTCGGCCAGATGGCCAAGCTCGGCATCGCCGATCAGGTGAAGGCCAAGATGGTGCAGCCCGATCTCGGCGTGCGAGTCGGCACTCTTGTGGCCGAGGGCAAGGCGGAGATCGGCGTGCAGCAGGTCGGCGAACTGTTGCCGATCAAGGGCATCGTGTTTCTCGGGCCCCTGCCGAGCGAACTGCAGACCGTGATCGTCTACGGCATGGCGCGCTCGGCCAATGCCCGGCAATGGGACGCGGCAAGCATGCTGGTGAAGTATCTCACCGCGCCCACCGTCGGCCCAACGCTGAAGACGATCGGTCTCGACCCGGCATAA
- a CDS encoding Bug family tripartite tricarboxylate transporter substrate binding protein: MLNRTLAALVALSTLGASPVYAQSYPTHAVELVVPFAAGGGTDLLARLVAEGLSKRLGQSFVPLNRPGGNTNTGTLQVVKAAPDGYSLVMASIGLAANPSLYRKLAFQPLNDLAPITLIANSPTVLVVPPELPVNSLGEFLAYVKARPSALNYASYGAGSGPHLATELFRSMTGADIVHVPYSGGGPAAVGVMGNNVQMLFASILPVLGLVKSGKLKALAIASQTRSPLLPDVPTFREGGLDYVTGTWFGLLAPARTPDGIIAALHKSAVDTLAEPTVRERIAEQGAEAVGNTPAEFRAFLTAETERLATVIRNAKIQLD, from the coding sequence ATGCTGAATCGCACGCTCGCTGCGCTCGTTGCATTGTCGACGCTTGGCGCATCGCCCGTGTACGCGCAGAGCTATCCAACTCATGCGGTGGAATTGGTGGTGCCGTTCGCGGCCGGCGGCGGCACGGATCTGCTGGCGCGCCTTGTCGCCGAAGGCCTGAGCAAGCGGCTCGGCCAGTCGTTCGTGCCGCTCAACCGGCCGGGCGGCAACACCAACACCGGCACCCTGCAGGTCGTCAAAGCCGCTCCTGACGGCTATTCGCTGGTGATGGCGAGCATCGGGCTCGCCGCCAATCCATCGCTCTATCGCAAGCTCGCCTTCCAGCCGCTCAACGATCTGGCGCCGATCACGCTGATCGCGAACTCGCCGACCGTGCTGGTCGTGCCGCCCGAGTTGCCGGTGAATTCGCTCGGCGAATTTCTCGCCTATGTGAAGGCCCGGCCGAGCGCGCTGAACTATGCGTCCTACGGCGCAGGCAGCGGGCCGCATCTGGCAACCGAATTGTTCCGCTCGATGACCGGCGCCGATATCGTGCATGTGCCTTACTCGGGCGGCGGGCCCGCGGCGGTCGGCGTCATGGGCAACAACGTGCAGATGCTGTTCGCCAGCATCCTGCCGGTGTTGGGGCTGGTGAAGAGCGGCAAGCTGAAAGCGCTCGCCATCGCGTCGCAAACGCGCTCGCCGTTGCTGCCCGACGTGCCGACCTTCCGGGAGGGAGGTCTCGACTACGTCACCGGCACCTGGTTCGGCCTGCTGGCGCCGGCCAGGACACCCGATGGCATCATCGCCGCGCTTCACAAGAGCGCCGTCGATACGCTCGCCGAGCCCACGGTGCGCGAGCGCATCGCCGAGCAGGGCGCCGAGGCGGTCGGCAACACGCCGGCCGAGTTTCGCGCGTTTCTCACAGCCGAAACCGAGCGCTTGGCGACGGTCATCCGCAACGCGAAGATCCAGCTCGACTGA
- a CDS encoding Rieske (2Fe-2S) protein — translation MPEKFVAKASEFTNGDRRIVFVGDNEIGVFKHEGQYYAYSNFCLHQGGPACEGLTIAKVEERLRPDKTSQGLYFSEKDMNFVCPWHGMEYDMKTGECISSRKMKLKKYQVVEKGDEVYVVA, via the coding sequence ATGCCCGAGAAGTTTGTCGCAAAGGCCTCCGAGTTCACCAACGGCGACCGCCGTATCGTTTTCGTCGGCGATAACGAGATCGGTGTCTTCAAGCACGAAGGCCAGTACTACGCTTACAGCAACTTCTGCCTGCACCAGGGCGGACCGGCCTGCGAAGGCCTGACCATCGCCAAGGTCGAGGAGCGGCTGCGCCCCGACAAGACCTCCCAGGGCCTCTACTTCTCCGAAAAGGACATGAACTTCGTCTGCCCGTGGCACGGCATGGAATACGACATGAAGACCGGTGAGTGCATCTCGAGCCGGAAGATGAAACTGAAGAAATACCAGGTGGTGGAAAAGGGAGACGAGGTTTATGTCGTCGCCTAA
- a CDS encoding RraA family protein, whose product MTDLNGKKLTGRIAADRIRMTSTPKPPAGAVQRFLALGECTSLVSDVMDDLGIPEGAIGATTLKPTIPGKLICGPALTVRNIAQRSDPFVVARENKNKMAEFEAHNLAEDGDVLVIAGVPGVSNMGGISALTGQRQGERGAIVMGGIRDVAHSRSSGYPLWASEITPVTGKWRLETVEINGEIDIAGVRVNAGDLVIADDTGVVFVPRADIMRVLELCEKKKGGEDTRIGAIKEGVPVTVFYNKG is encoded by the coding sequence ATGACCGATCTCAACGGCAAGAAACTCACCGGCCGGATTGCTGCCGACCGCATTCGCATGACCTCGACGCCGAAGCCGCCAGCCGGTGCCGTGCAGCGGTTTCTCGCGCTCGGCGAATGCACGAGTCTCGTTTCCGACGTGATGGACGATCTCGGCATCCCGGAGGGCGCGATCGGCGCGACCACGCTGAAACCCACGATTCCGGGCAAGCTGATCTGCGGCCCGGCGCTGACGGTGCGCAACATCGCGCAGCGCTCCGACCCCTTCGTGGTCGCCCGCGAAAACAAAAACAAGATGGCCGAGTTCGAGGCGCATAACCTCGCCGAGGACGGCGACGTGCTGGTGATCGCGGGCGTGCCGGGCGTCTCCAACATGGGCGGCATCTCGGCGCTCACCGGCCAGCGTCAGGGCGAGCGCGGCGCCATCGTGATGGGCGGCATCCGCGACGTCGCGCATTCGCGCTCCAGCGGCTATCCGCTGTGGGCGAGCGAGATCACGCCGGTCACCGGCAAATGGCGGCTCGAAACCGTCGAGATCAACGGCGAGATCGACATCGCGGGCGTTCGCGTCAATGCCGGCGACCTCGTCATTGCCGACGACACCGGCGTGGTGTTCGTGCCGCGCGCCGACATCATGCGGGTGCTGGAGCTCTGCGAGAAGAAGAAGGGCGGCGAAGACACCCGCATCGGCGCCATCAAGGAAGGCGTGCCGGTGACGGTGTTCTACAACAAGGGATAG
- a CDS encoding amidohydrolase family protein — MDLIADRGRRVTVEELNTSQLLSHARKQAVQRKFDDMLIVDVDAHHYENEHFADILPFMENDVLKQLALSGRASTRARPNLTPQSIGFQDMGGRVTRYPLRGTEKTKDGYARDVELGHRWMDAMSVDYSCLFPTGMLSIGLHPQAEMEADLCWAYNRWLTEKVLPDSGDRFFSMLTLPFSDPDECLRHVEKFGDRKHVGGFMVTTVRNNLAVNDNRYMKVYRAIEERGLVLSFHSGPNWGEPIFKSCNRFLVAHALGFSWYNIVNLSNWVINGMGERFPKLPVIWIESGLAWVPFLMQKLDHEYMLRPSEAPLLKKKPSDYMRDMYYSSQPMEIQDMGALETTFRMMNAETQLMYSSDYPHWDFDLPSTISDLPFLTDKAKHNILGGTAARLFKLKPRNEKQKENLVKFGNHTAAA, encoded by the coding sequence ATGGACCTTATTGCTGATCGCGGCCGGCGCGTCACAGTCGAAGAGCTGAACACCAGCCAGTTGCTGTCTCATGCCCGCAAACAGGCGGTGCAGCGCAAGTTCGACGACATGCTGATCGTCGACGTCGACGCCCACCACTACGAGAACGAGCACTTCGCCGACATCCTGCCGTTCATGGAAAACGACGTGCTCAAGCAGCTCGCTCTGTCGGGCCGCGCCAGCACCCGGGCGCGCCCCAACCTGACGCCGCAGAGCATCGGCTTCCAGGACATGGGCGGCCGCGTCACGCGTTATCCGCTGCGTGGCACCGAGAAGACCAAGGACGGCTACGCCCGCGACGTCGAACTCGGCCACCGCTGGATGGACGCCATGAGCGTCGACTACTCGTGCCTGTTCCCGACCGGCATGCTCTCGATCGGACTGCATCCGCAGGCCGAGATGGAGGCCGATCTGTGCTGGGCCTACAACCGCTGGCTTACCGAGAAGGTGCTGCCGGATTCCGGCGATCGCTTCTTCTCGATGCTGACCTTGCCGTTCTCCGATCCCGACGAATGCCTGCGCCACGTCGAGAAGTTCGGCGACCGCAAGCATGTCGGCGGCTTCATGGTCACGACTGTGCGCAACAACCTCGCGGTCAACGACAACCGCTACATGAAAGTCTATCGCGCCATCGAAGAGCGCGGCCTGGTGCTGTCGTTCCACTCCGGCCCGAACTGGGGCGAGCCGATCTTCAAGAGCTGCAACCGCTTCCTGGTGGCGCACGCGCTCGGCTTCAGCTGGTACAACATCGTCAACCTGTCGAACTGGGTCATCAACGGCATGGGCGAGCGCTTCCCCAAGCTGCCGGTGATCTGGATCGAGTCCGGCCTCGCCTGGGTGCCGTTCCTGATGCAGAAGCTCGACCACGAGTACATGCTGCGTCCGTCGGAGGCGCCGCTGCTGAAGAAGAAGCCGTCGGACTACATGCGCGACATGTACTACTCGTCGCAGCCGATGGAGATCCAGGACATGGGCGCGCTGGAGACGACGTTCCGCATGATGAACGCCGAGACCCAGCTGATGTACTCCTCGGACTATCCGCACTGGGACTTCGACCTGCCCTCGACCATCAGCGACCTGCCGTTCCTCACCGACAAGGCCAAGCACAACATTCTCGGCGGCACCGCGGCGCGGCTGTTCAAGCTCAAGCCGCGCAACGAGAAGCAGAAAGAGAACCTGGTGAAGTTCGGCAACCACACCGCGGCGGCCTGA